In the genome of Pichia kudriavzevii chromosome 4, complete sequence, one region contains:
- a CDS encoding uncharacterized protein (PKUD0D01140; similar to Saccharomyces cerevisiae YBR162C (TOS1); ancestral locus Anc_8.515) — protein MKFSTSILYTIATALFSASTVTAGCDYIGGNYYCNSVSAIQYQNLGFQGSYNDVTNMDETSCECSSEVFSFSGTMAPLDEELSVHFRGPIKLAQFGVYYPASSVQKRENNEDDGDCTTTKHVHHKHKRAAAVEYKYVTETVYQNADGNAVTSSVEQTTVGGPGGATTLETQMVATPAASNDDSDAVTTSSSLSSSTSNAASSTSSSASSESSASVQGDWTRSSYFTPGSADNCVFMNNMGGTSGSGTWSSCFGNSISFAASDGVSGASSAQALGDVTLSSNKEFMIFSGSSCDASGGDCGYYRDGIPAYHGFGGQNKIFVFEFQMPKATDDATFNYDMPAIWLLNAKIPRTLQYGNSACSCWSTGCGEFDVWEILSSGSDKLISHLHDGQGTGSSDYIPRPYDSTMKGAVIFKDGDVTIVTLEDSVTFDGSLSNDDIENWISGTKTTVQVS, from the coding sequence ATGAAATTCTCAACCTCCATTCTATACACAATTGCAACAGCATTGTTCTCCGCTTCAACTGTTACTGCAGGCTGCGACTATATTGGCGGTAACTACTACTGTAACTCGGTTAGTGCTATCCAGTACCAAAACTTGGGTTTCCAAGGTTCCTATAACGATGTCACCAACATGGACGAAACTTCCTGCGAGTGTTCCTCTGAAgtcttctctttctctgGTACAATGGCCCCATTAGATGAAGAGTTGTCCGTCCATTTCAGAGGACCAATCAAGCTAGCACAGTTTGGTGTTTATTATCCAGCGTCTTCCGTccaaaagagagaaaacaatgaGGACGACGGAGATTGTACCACCACCAAGCACGTCCATCACAAGCATAAGAGAGCAGCTGCTGTTGAATATAAGTATGTTACTGAAACTGTTTACCAGAATGCGGACGGTAATGCAGTCACCTCTTCTGTCGAACAAACTACTGTCGGTGGTCCCGGTGGTGCAACTACTTTAGAAACTCAAATGGTAGCAACCCCCGCTGCTTCTAACGACGATTCTGATGCAGTCACGACCTCTTCGTCATTGTCTTCTTCCACCTCAAATGCTGCATCTTCCACTTCAAGTTCTGCAAGCTCTGAAAGTTCTGCATCAGTCCAAGGTGACTGGACCAGATCTTCTTACTTCACTCCTGGTTCTGCAGATAATTGTGTCTTTATGAACAACATGGGTGGCACTTCAGGCTCTGGTACCTGGTCTTCCTGTTTTGGTAACTCAATCTCCTTTGCTGCATCCGACGGTGTTAGTGGTGCGTCATCCGCTCAAGCTTTAGGAGATGTCACCCTCTCATCCAACAAGGAGTTCATGATCTTCTCTGGTTCCTCTTGTGATGCTTCTGGTGGTGATTGTGGTTATTATAGAGACGGTATCCCAGCTTACCACGGTTTTGGTGGTCAAAACAAgatctttgtttttgaattcCAAATGCCAAAGGCAACTGATGATGCTACCTTCAACTATGATATGCCAGCCATCTGGTTATTGAATGCCAAGATCCCAAGAACCTTACAATACGGTAATTCAGCTTGCTCTTGTTGGAGTACTGGTTGTGGTGAATTCGATGTTTGGGAAATCTTATCATCTGGCTCCGACAAACTAATCTCCCATTTACACGATGGTCAAGGTACCGGTTCCTCAGACTACATTCCAAGACCTTATGACTCAACCATGAAAGGTGctgttattttcaaagacGGTGATGTTACCATTGTTACTTTAGAAGATTCAGTTACTTTTGATGGTTCTTTATCCAATGATGACATTGAAAACTGGATTTCAGGTACTAAAACCACAGTTCAAGTTTCTTAA
- a CDS encoding uncharacterized protein (PKUD0D01150): MNPLELSGIPTSFKPPPVPYFLCEYCQKISDTCYFCLNQTSNFERKLYQFQLYNEPNNLPIEEVVKHCDKSFIYEENIDNADKIYEPYITRCKVEDEYDVEGKRKKKDHPGFCKYCIIEGAQWDSNFYERNNSRYRGHMINTHGIHPNGTRCKLPETGVFCYKWIRNHWFETSGFFCPYIGCNEPLTLGEKGHGFHEYLRHWSKCHADG; encoded by the coding sequence ATGAACCCCCTAGAATTGTCTGGCATACCTACGTCTTTCAAACCACCACCTGTGccatattttctttgtgaATATTGccaaaaaatttcagataCCTGTTATTTTTGCTTGAACCAGACATcgaattttgaaagaaaactatatcaatttcaattgtATAATGAACCCAACAACTTGccaattgaagaagttgtcAAGCATTGTGATAAGTCGTTCATATATGAGGAAAACATAGATAATGCAGATAAGATTTACGAACCCTATATTACACGGTGTAAAGTCGAAGATGAATATGATGTTGAAGGAAAAcggaaaaagaaagaccATCCTGgattttgtaaatattgCATTATTGAAGGTGCCCAATGGGACTCTAATTTTTATGAACGTAATAATTCAAGATATAGGGGCCATATGATAAATACACACGGCATCCATCCTAATGGCACACGTTGCAAATTGCCAGAAACTGGTGTTTTCTGTTACAAATGGATAAGAAACCATTGGTTTGAAACAAGCGGGTTTTTCTGTCCCTATATAGGTTGTAACGAACCACTAACCTTAGGAGAAAAGGGCCATGGATTTCATGAATATCTTAGACATTGGAGTAAATGCCATGCTGatggatga